One stretch of Brevibacillus laterosporus DNA includes these proteins:
- a CDS encoding cell adhesion protein: MRHLGIYKKSSGLIFDDTFSGGGIHPRYEISPSNSCHLDEGNGRLNIPHTEIETSILFDIPKEENTLLLEVTADYIPTEFGDEGGILVWQDACHRLEFLESLDTTTREFSKWRAYKKGNRWTFYADKGSGWELFDSDVMVAEKLGIVLKNADNDNDVPIDLGRVVLCRSGNITIGNLSTGHTAYLCDPDGNSIASAKVESGWTGVEIGLPTIPYRGTVKVYDQDGNLLSSLEDFDIYGGDLFLYGSDLKVMWKGAELNVKGETCLGTMYDDQILVQMELLNPSEEVPADDCTLGILQYKDKFGYQWADLCYEDEGSPTLDFKVKLNMGRLDPLKSKKFWMKVGRKSEHFDIKPMNFLLDVNHK, encoded by the coding sequence GTGAGGCATTTGGGCATTTATAAAAAGTCTAGTGGCTTGATTTTTGATGATACTTTTAGTGGCGGGGGTATACACCCTCGTTACGAAATATCTCCCAGTAATTCCTGCCATCTGGATGAAGGCAATGGACGACTGAATATTCCACATACTGAGATAGAAACATCTATTTTATTTGATATACCTAAAGAGGAGAACACTCTATTGTTGGAGGTAACTGCCGACTACATACCTACTGAGTTTGGTGATGAGGGGGGTATTCTTGTTTGGCAGGATGCCTGCCACAGATTAGAGTTCCTTGAAAGCCTAGATACCACAACCAGAGAATTTAGTAAATGGAGGGCTTATAAGAAAGGGAACAGATGGACGTTCTATGCTGACAAAGGAAGTGGTTGGGAGTTATTTGATTCTGATGTTATGGTAGCTGAGAAGCTAGGTATTGTTTTAAAGAACGCAGATAATGATAACGATGTACCCATTGACCTAGGTAGGGTGGTGTTGTGCAGGAGCGGCAATATTACTATAGGTAATCTATCAACAGGACACACAGCGTATCTATGTGACCCTGACGGAAATTCTATAGCCTCTGCTAAAGTAGAGAGTGGTTGGACGGGGGTAGAGATAGGACTACCAACCATACCGTACAGAGGAACTGTAAAGGTGTACGACCAGGACGGAAATTTACTATCTAGTCTAGAAGACTTTGATATATACGGCGGAGACTTATTCCTATATGGTTCGGACCTCAAGGTAATGTGGAAGGGGGCAGAACTCAACGTCAAAGGTGAGACATGCCTAGGAACAATGTACGACGATCAGATACTAGTGCAAATGGAGCTGCTAAATCCCTCAGAAGAAGTACCAGCAGATGACTGTACCTTAGGTATTCTACAATATAAGGATAAGTTCGGATATCAATGGGCTGATTTATGTTATGAAGATGAAGGTAGCCCTACTCTAGATTTTAAAGTGAAGCTAAATATGGGCAGACTTGACCCTCTAAAAAGCAAGAAATTCTGGATGAAGGTAGGAAGAAAATCAGAGCATTTTGATATAAAGCCAATGAACTTTCTACTAGATGTGAACCACAAATAG
- a CDS encoding DNRLRE domain-containing protein, which yields MPNSTEDTDYSQSHLGSVIKISSALKMSVKVDIIGEKSSYIVSSIFVTASGTNTLLSAISISEENFLFGKVEVAGVFIYDVNGTLYVGSPRDTLNAAIAIRNKNKMQSEIDIVGAKNSEIDGGIFVSVPSDIYSSIGIINKNKMTSEIAINGVYRSNLQGSLTIPATNNIESSILVRCGNKMFGTSKVIPTDDSDLEGTIGIILNREIPATVLIKRSNKLYGIMDITEQPNQSTELTPVRDAFLSEKVPLLNYGGEQTLVVGLGTARYRTILGFNSSAIPEDHEVESAVLRLYITEGREPNRKLGLYATSNDWTEYGVTWINQPDKRELITDVHAIHAGSITFDITEWLKQQRKSSKTNYSFYVVAENETEQIYYSFFSRESNQKPALKILHHSLTIPSTSRANIDGSIEVNSLLTPKDIPSTIKVLPPLDTLSTEEAGISLHAWDTNAEDGDKVNVYLQTPNGNGRLIKQNWSLKSSGNSTNSDFLDIELDEGLNVIIYEGVSPGTSGDLTSNIKLLTYGTRDKAGSFPNMLSINKQGKWESLKSNEFQATIKRAAQALDGLEYIDPKPVITWRVIRRPISDIGGSVLVERRKFLESRIIVSRPNLAGDVHVRQSTDNDLHSSLVASQRDFDDFGGSILIGQPNLPSSIRVKGRSDIDGGIKVTYPITYEVPSSLFVSKGVIVSSIFVTIAGKSDMASTLRTQRPIIKKDVPAKLFVNRKSLPSRVTIRAVGNDDSRGSISILSSIQKEDLPVILSVTRNNVKSSLEVLSHDDVNSFLIVRPYHHSILDSSLGVSRGNLPSTIDVFQPRTRVSNSIKSTIDVWHKDTIESSLRVVSGNLAGQIGVMGYGDHEIPSNLTVRIRFKDDIETVIDVATVRSYLKSKLAVAKQNEMLGRVDNIVRMGKGDLPSTLHPTICNTVASTLGVRNRNHMEGNVVIGFLRESDLLSTLDIAPTSTIPCNIVVRRDGSSDKASKIIIRSKKNHDLPSSISVFSASEVPSSISVKKTVNNNLLSSIDVKRHTSLPCSILIKAKATKNLSAMIIIKQVGNRDLISLLNVVIRANDEIGGSILVGKASNIEATIAVKRTDSSDLPAKVEVWHSSKIPCEIEVNVKNEVPCSIDIVTDYGYYYIM from the coding sequence TTGCCAAATAGCACAGAAGACACAGACTACAGTCAAAGTCATCTAGGGTCGGTAATCAAAATTAGTAGTGCTTTAAAAATGAGTGTCAAGGTAGACATAATAGGTGAAAAATCTAGCTATATTGTTAGTAGTATATTTGTTACTGCATCTGGAACCAATACACTATTATCGGCAATCAGTATATCAGAAGAGAATTTTCTTTTTGGTAAGGTAGAAGTAGCTGGAGTATTTATTTACGATGTAAACGGAACACTTTATGTAGGTTCACCTAGAGACACGCTTAATGCTGCGATAGCAATCAGAAACAAGAATAAAATGCAATCAGAAATAGATATCGTCGGAGCAAAAAATTCCGAAATAGATGGTGGAATTTTCGTTTCAGTCCCTAGTGACATTTATTCCAGCATAGGCATAATCAACAAGAATAAAATGACCTCTGAAATAGCTATTAATGGGGTATATCGTAGTAACCTGCAAGGTAGCCTGACAATCCCTGCTACCAACAATATAGAGTCCTCAATACTAGTTCGTTGTGGAAATAAAATGTTCGGTACTTCAAAAGTTATACCGACAGACGACAGTGATTTAGAAGGCACTATCGGGATAATTCTGAATCGAGAAATCCCTGCTACCGTTCTAATCAAAAGAAGTAACAAACTGTACGGAATCATGGATATAACTGAGCAACCTAACCAAAGCACTGAATTAACCCCAGTACGTGATGCTTTCCTTAGCGAAAAGGTTCCTTTACTAAACTATGGCGGGGAGCAAACCCTAGTTGTAGGTTTAGGTACCGCAAGATACAGAACAATTCTAGGTTTTAATTCATCCGCTATACCAGAAGACCATGAGGTTGAGTCTGCAGTCCTTAGATTGTACATCACAGAGGGAAGAGAACCGAACAGAAAACTTGGACTCTATGCTACATCCAATGACTGGACAGAGTACGGCGTCACGTGGATTAACCAACCAGATAAACGAGAGCTCATTACGGACGTTCACGCTATTCATGCAGGTAGTATTACTTTTGATATAACAGAATGGCTTAAGCAACAGAGAAAGTCAAGTAAGACAAATTATAGCTTTTACGTCGTAGCAGAAAATGAGACTGAGCAAATATATTACTCGTTCTTCTCCAGAGAATCAAATCAAAAACCAGCATTAAAAATACTGCACCATTCTCTGACAATACCTAGCACGTCTAGAGCAAACATTGACGGTAGCATTGAAGTAAATAGTCTTCTTACACCAAAGGATATACCTTCTACGATCAAAGTACTTCCTCCACTGGATACATTGTCTACAGAAGAAGCAGGAATATCCTTACATGCTTGGGATACGAATGCAGAAGATGGAGACAAGGTTAATGTATACTTGCAGACGCCTAACGGTAACGGTAGACTCATCAAACAGAACTGGAGCCTTAAATCTTCTGGAAATTCTACTAACTCTGACTTCCTAGATATTGAGCTAGATGAGGGACTAAACGTTATCATTTATGAGGGCGTATCTCCAGGAACTTCAGGTGATTTGACAAGTAACATAAAACTACTGACATACGGAACCAGAGATAAAGCTGGTAGTTTCCCTAATATGCTTTCCATAAATAAGCAAGGTAAGTGGGAATCTCTCAAATCAAATGAGTTTCAAGCAACGATTAAACGTGCTGCTCAGGCTCTAGATGGTCTGGAGTACATAGATCCTAAGCCAGTTATCACTTGGAGAGTAATCAGAAGACCGATATCAGACATAGGCGGTAGTGTTTTAGTAGAGAGAAGAAAGTTCTTAGAATCAAGAATCATTGTAAGCCGTCCAAATTTGGCAGGTGATGTCCATGTAAGACAAAGCACAGACAATGACCTTCATTCATCATTGGTGGCTTCACAGAGAGATTTTGATGACTTTGGCGGGTCTATCCTTATAGGTCAGCCTAACCTACCTTCCTCCATTAGAGTAAAAGGCCGTTCTGATATTGATGGGGGTATTAAGGTAACGTATCCAATAACCTATGAGGTACCTTCTAGTCTGTTTGTTTCAAAAGGAGTAATTGTATCCTCTATTTTCGTAACCATTGCAGGTAAGTCGGACATGGCTTCGACACTTCGTACACAAAGACCAATCATCAAAAAAGATGTTCCGGCTAAGTTGTTCGTTAACAGGAAGTCGTTGCCTTCAAGAGTAACAATCAGGGCTGTCGGTAATGATGATAGCAGGGGTAGTATTTCAATCCTGTCTTCGATACAAAAAGAAGATCTTCCTGTAATACTTAGCGTAACAAGGAACAATGTCAAGTCCAGCTTGGAAGTACTTTCTCACGACGATGTAAACTCTTTCCTTATTGTCAGACCGTACCACCACTCCATTTTAGATAGTAGTTTGGGAGTATCTAGAGGTAACCTGCCGTCTACAATTGATGTGTTTCAGCCACGTACACGAGTAAGCAATTCCATTAAAAGTACGATTGACGTTTGGCACAAGGACACAATAGAAAGTTCTCTCAGAGTAGTGTCTGGAAATTTGGCTGGCCAAATAGGTGTAATGGGATACGGTGACCACGAGATACCAAGTAATCTGACAGTACGTATAAGATTCAAGGACGATATTGAGACCGTAATTGATGTAGCCACAGTAAGGAGCTACTTGAAATCCAAACTAGCCGTTGCCAAGCAGAACGAGATGCTAGGCAGAGTGGATAACATTGTACGAATGGGTAAAGGAGACTTACCGTCCACCTTGCACCCTACAATTTGTAATACAGTCGCTTCTACACTAGGTGTAAGAAATAGAAACCACATGGAAGGTAACGTAGTTATTGGTTTCTTGAGGGAAAGTGACCTACTTTCTACTTTAGATATAGCTCCGACATCGACCATTCCATGTAATATAGTAGTGAGAAGAGATGGCAGTTCGGATAAGGCTTCTAAGATTATTATTCGCTCAAAGAAAAACCATGACCTACCTTCCAGCATTAGTGTATTTTCTGCAAGCGAAGTTCCTTCCAGCATTAGTGTCAAGAAGACAGTAAACAACAACCTACTGTCCTCAATTGATGTGAAGAGGCACACTAGCTTACCTTGTTCTATTCTAATAAAGGCTAAAGCAACTAAGAACTTATCTGCAATGATTATCATTAAGCAGGTAGGCAATAGAGACCTAATCTCTCTACTCAATGTTGTTATTAGAGCTAATGATGAAATTGGCGGCTCCATCCTAGTCGGTAAGGCAAGTAACATAGAGGCAACTATTGCTGTTAAACGTACAGACAGTAGTGACTTACCTGCGAAGGTTGAAGTATGGCACTCCAGTAAAATACCTTGTGAGATAGAAGTAAACGTTAAAAATGAAGTACCTTGTTCTATAGACATAGTAACAGACTACGGATATTACTATATAATGTAA